The Pseudomonas cavernicola DNA segment TGGGGCGACAAAGGCAAGGCGCTCCGGCAGCTCGGGCTCTCTTAACAGCACCCCGTAAACCCGTGTGGTAAAGACCTGCAACGGCTCGTCGGCGTAGTCCTGCCAGTGCAGCGCCAGGCAATGATCGAAGAACAGGTCGAGCAGAATCCCCGCCGTACGCCGCCGCTCAGCCGGAAAGCGCGCCTTGGCCAGCAACACTCGCGGATGACTGTCGGTGAAAACATCGATGCGCCGATGCAGACGGATCGCCGCCTCGATATCCGCCGGATAGCGCCCAACCAAGGGGCCTTTGACGAAGTCGCCGTACAGGCTGCCGAGCAATTGTGCCGGCTGCTGGCCGCCCAGATGAAGGTGTGCGAGATAGTTCATGGCATCAAGCTTACTGCCGGACAGCCATCCTGGGTATCGGCGGTCA contains these protein-coding regions:
- a CDS encoding ACP phosphodiesterase — translated: MNYLAHLHLGGQQPAQLLGSLYGDFVKGPLVGRYPADIEAAIRLHRRIDVFTDSHPRVLLAKARFPAERRRTAGILLDLFFDHCLALHWQDYADEPLQVFTTRVYGVLLREPELPERLAFVAPRMAAQDWLGSYREFAVLERVLLGMSRRLSRPQMLDGALYELEALYQPLSEDFRLFYPDLQAFARMQIDSA